In Cyclopterus lumpus isolate fCycLum1 chromosome 5, fCycLum1.pri, whole genome shotgun sequence, the genomic stretch ATTTACTTATCAGACAAAAGATATTGGACAAACATTTTGTTCTCCGTTGTTATGGCTGTGGATTATATAGAGCTGGCATAACATCAATTTTtccatactgtacatacaaacATTTTCATGATTTTCAAATGTTTACTATAAAAGACAGAacttctaaaaaaacaaaaacatttaagtaTACAGATCATTTGAAGAATACATGAAAGACAATAAGCACTCTCGTTTAAAAATGTCACAACTTCTTTTCTCAAGGCAAGGCTGATTTAAATCAACCATAGGCATAAACTACAACATTTCCTTTTCAGACCAGCCATATGTTTTATACATCCTTCCAAAGTGTCAAACGTACACACCACACTGCATGACCTACTCAACCACAGTCTCTTTGTTCGTTTCAGTAACTGTTTCCAGTTTAACTTCAACTCGAGACTGAACATTTGTTGTCGCTGCTGATGAGGgaccctcctcttcttcatcctctgcttCCGAATCGCGATCAGTGGTGGCGTCCTGGTACTGCTGGTACTCCGACACCAGGTCGTTGAGGTTGCTCTCTGCCTCAGTGAACTCCATTTCATCCATACCTTCTCCTGTATACCAGTGGAGAAAAGCCTTCCGTCTGAACATCAGGGAGAACTGCTCGCCCACACGGCGGAATATCTCCTGAATTGCCGTGTTGTTGCCGATGAAGGTGGAGGCCATTTTGAGGCCTCGAGGTGGGATGTCACACACAGCGACCTTGAAGTTATGGGGGATCCAGTCTACGAAGTAGTGGCTGTTTTTCTGATGGATTGCAAGCATCTGCTCATCCACCTCTTTGGTGGACATCCGTCCACGGAAGATGCCAGCCACGGTGAGGTAGCGGCCCCTCCTCGGGTCGCACGCTGTCATCATGTTTCGGGCATCGAACATCTGCTGGGTGAGCTCAGGCACCGTGAGGGCTCTATACTGCTGGCTGCCGCGGGCCGTCAGGGGGGCAAAGCCTGACATGAAGAAATGGAGACGAGGGAAAGGCACCATGTTGACAGCCAGCTTCCTCAGGTCCGCGTTGAGCTGTCCAGGGAATCTCAGAGAGGTCGTGACCCCGCTCATGGTCATGCAGACCAAGTGGTTGAGGTCCCCGTATGTCGGCGTGGTCAGTTTCAGCGTGCGGAAGCAGATGTCGTAGAGGGCCTCGTTGTCGATGCAGAAGGTCTCGTCTGTGTTCTCCAGGAGCTGGTGGACTGACAGTGTGGCGTTGTAGGGCTCCACCACCGTGTCGGAGACTTTAGGGGAGGGCATGATGCTGAAGGTGTTCATGATGCGGTCAGGGTACTCCTCTCGGATCTTGTTGATGATGAGGGTTCCCATGCCAGAGCCGGTGCCACCTCCCAGTGAGTGAACCAGCTGAAAGCCCTGCAGGCAATCACAGCTTTCACTCTCGTGCCTCACTCTGTCAATCACCTGCTCCACCAGCTCCGCTCCCTCCGTGTAGTGGCCCTTCGCCCAGTTATTTCCAGCTCCTGAGTTCCCTGTAACAccaaattaaatacaataatcTCTCTTGCCAATTGAATTAGTGGAGGGAAAACATGCAACATACTTTGCAGTTATGAagacataacaaataaaaagacaatgtaCAAATTGCACCACTTCACTATAGATTGAACACTGCattgcatgtactgtatatgttgaCAATTGTTATGCTTTgacttttctttgtttaaatACTCCAATTTAGGAGTAATATGTTTTTATC encodes the following:
- the tubb1 gene encoding tubulin beta-1 chain is translated as MREIVHLQIGQCGNQIGSKFWEVISEEHGINATGIYVGDSDLQLERANVYFNEAQGGKYVPRALLVDLEPGTMDSVRGSRIGALFRPDNFIHGNSGAGNNWAKGHYTEGAELVEQVIDRVRHESESCDCLQGFQLVHSLGGGTGSGMGTLIINKIREEYPDRIMNTFSIMPSPKVSDTVVEPYNATLSVHQLLENTDETFCIDNEALYDICFRTLKLTTPTYGDLNHLVCMTMSGVTTSLRFPGQLNADLRKLAVNMVPFPRLHFFMSGFAPLTARGSQQYRALTVPELTQQMFDARNMMTACDPRRGRYLTVAGIFRGRMSTKEVDEQMLAIHQKNSHYFVDWIPHNFKVAVCDIPPRGLKMASTFIGNNTAIQEIFRRVGEQFSLMFRRKAFLHWYTGEGMDEMEFTEAESNLNDLVSEYQQYQDATTDRDSEAEDEEEEGPSSAATTNVQSRVEVKLETVTETNKETVVE